GCTCACTTACGAGGTAAGAAATATCAAGACATTATATTGGTAAAGAACCAACCAAATGCTAGTACGCATGAAGCGAAGGTTATTTTAACTGTAGAAGACGTTCATAAATTCGAAAAGAAAGCGATTCAATTTGGAATTAAAACAAAAATAACTGAACAGCCTTGGAACGCAGTAGAACTTGAATTAGAAGACCCAGATGGATACCCTATTATATTATCGATGAGGAATCACGATCTTTCTTTCGATGAAGTCGTTAAGCGGATGAAGTTTTGAGTTGCAGGGGAATTGAAATGAGGGTGGAAGTTCTATATAGATAGATTCATCATACTAGGAAACTGTTAAACAGCATACTATGCTATGAACAGTATATTAGTAAATAAGTCACTATAGGAGGAGTAGATGAAAACGGTTTATTATACTAAGTACGTTCCACCCGATGTTCTTCAAGTAAAAGAAGTTGAAAAGCCAATGATTGAGGATAATCAGCTATTAGTCAGAGTACATGCAACGACTGTATCATCTGGTGATTCAAGAATGAGGAGGGGAAATCGAAAGTCATTACCTCTTTGGCCTATTTCTAAAATGGCTATTGGATTAAGGAAACCTAAAAATCCTGTGCTGGGAATGGATTTTGCAGGAGAGGTTGTGTCTAAAGGGAAGAACGTAAGTCGATTAAGGCAAGGTGATCATGTTTATGGGTTCCCAGGAAAGGGTGGTAGTAATGCAGAATACATCAAGGTTTCTGAAGAAAGTTCAGTGACAGTTAAGCCCTCCA
This portion of the Bacillus carboniphilus genome encodes:
- a CDS encoding VOC family protein, with amino-acid sequence MEFYPIPMLIKLSVSDMESSVNWYQEVLNFHNVFELKGDDKQMVFAHLRGKKYQDIILVKNQPNASTHEAKVILTVEDVHKFEKKAIQFGIKTKITEQPWNAVELELEDPDGYPIILSMRNHDLSFDEVVKRMKF